From the genome of Solidesulfovibrio carbinolicus, one region includes:
- a CDS encoding ABC transporter permease, with translation MAIGKRKKITVAELDRIRRRGAGPMRYFDLVRVSVREVLRKRRRYIGVLASIALGMAGFIVIITMGNDLKKNFNNDLDLLGGATIINVMFEPQNLERQEWFRDRTLEAIARIPGVLDITTVALKTSAVTTWHDRLFGFNLVGCEANYWKVFSFNAKAGRLFDQRDIEEGARVCVVGADLARQIFGSEDAGIGQTLSIDDNLYTVVGILGGVRAGDRALFVFLPITTAKARVVGISQPYSAYVRCATWDDVSSVSKAVPGVVKANQIDRGLRVNVAWEPLKQVQRIFWWVELFIYSSIVATMILGGFGIWNIMMATVTSRTREIGLKKAMGALDSDILYQFLFEALCVTLSSSVFGVILGRVGIEYMSRMLGSRPPEGLFVFCLLMGLGFAAILGVGAGLYPSIRASRMQVVDAMRYE, from the coding sequence ATGGCCATAGGCAAACGCAAAAAAATCACCGTCGCCGAGCTCGACCGCATCCGTCGGCGCGGCGCCGGTCCCATGCGCTACTTCGACCTCGTGCGCGTCAGCGTGCGCGAGGTCCTGCGCAAGCGCCGCCGGTACATCGGCGTCCTGGCCTCCATCGCCCTGGGCATGGCGGGTTTCATCGTCATCATCACCATGGGCAATGACCTCAAAAAGAACTTCAACAACGACCTCGACCTGCTTGGCGGCGCGACCATCATCAACGTCATGTTCGAGCCCCAAAACCTCGAACGCCAGGAATGGTTTCGCGACCGCACCCTTGAGGCCATCGCCCGCATTCCGGGGGTGCTCGACATCACCACCGTGGCGCTCAAGACCAGCGCGGTAACGACTTGGCACGACCGGCTTTTCGGCTTCAATCTGGTCGGCTGCGAAGCCAACTACTGGAAGGTCTTCTCGTTTAACGCCAAGGCCGGCCGGCTGTTCGACCAGCGCGACATCGAGGAAGGGGCGCGGGTGTGCGTGGTCGGCGCCGACCTGGCCCGGCAGATTTTCGGCAGCGAGGACGCGGGTATCGGCCAGACGTTGTCCATCGACGACAATCTCTACACCGTTGTCGGCATCCTCGGCGGCGTGCGGGCCGGCGACCGGGCGCTTTTCGTCTTTTTGCCCATCACCACGGCCAAGGCCCGGGTGGTCGGCATCTCCCAGCCCTACAGCGCCTACGTGCGCTGCGCCACCTGGGACGACGTCAGTTCGGTGTCCAAGGCCGTGCCCGGCGTGGTCAAGGCCAACCAGATCGACCGAGGGCTTCGGGTCAACGTGGCCTGGGAGCCGCTCAAACAGGTGCAGCGCATTTTCTGGTGGGTGGAGCTTTTCATCTACAGCTCCATCGTCGCCACCATGATCCTGGGCGGATTTGGCATCTGGAACATCATGATGGCCACGGTCACCAGCCGGACCCGGGAAATCGGGCTGAAAAAGGCCATGGGCGCGCTGGATTCCGACATCCTCTACCAGTTCCTGTTCGAGGCCCTGTGCGTCACCTTGTCCTCGTCGGTGTTCGGCGTGATTCTTGGCCGCGTGGGCATCGAATACATGAGCCGGATGCTGGGTTCGCGTCCGCCCGAGGGGCTTTTTGTTTTCTGTCTGCTCATGGGCCTGGGATTCGCCGCGATTCTCGGCGTCGGCGCGGGCCTTTATCCCTCCATCCGGGCCAGCCGGATGCAGGTCGTGGACGCCATGCGCTATGAGTAA
- a CDS encoding aminotransferase class I/II-fold pyridoxal phosphate-dependent enzyme, whose product MRLRQRCEHFNALHSQISAQGINPYFRPIAQTWGTEVEVGGKRLIMIGSNDYLGLSHDPRVMDASAQAVYHWGTGPGGSRFLSGNMVLHHHLEERLADFVGKRHVVVHVTGFSANLGALGVLITPADTVLCDRENHASIFEGVKNTKARLATFAHNDAAHALKRVEDAKAARPDGDVFLVTEGVFSMSGELAPLDEIAAIKDAHPDVVFYLDDAHGLGVFGRGGRGSADHFRITDKVDFIMGTFSKSMASIGGFIASDDEDMLRYLRYQSRTQIFSAALPAANTVAVLTCLDILAKEPERVDRLHEVTVRMRHAYRDIGLRIGNSSSPIIPIIIGSDEKAFFFSRALFEAGIFALPAVYPAVPRGQALIRTAYMSTHQDRQLDVVLSVLEKLAKEFRIRECDLEEDPQSAAGEEEGDAPRGKLSYL is encoded by the coding sequence ATGAGACTGCGCCAACGCTGCGAGCACTTCAATGCCCTGCATTCCCAGATTTCAGCCCAGGGCATCAATCCGTATTTCCGCCCCATCGCCCAGACCTGGGGCACCGAGGTCGAGGTTGGCGGCAAGCGCCTCATCATGATCGGCTCCAACGACTACCTGGGCCTGAGCCACGACCCCCGGGTCATGGATGCCTCGGCCCAGGCCGTCTATCACTGGGGCACCGGCCCCGGCGGCTCGCGCTTTTTAAGCGGCAACATGGTGCTCCACCACCACCTCGAAGAGCGTCTGGCCGATTTCGTGGGCAAGCGCCATGTGGTGGTCCACGTCACCGGCTTTAGCGCCAACCTGGGCGCTTTGGGCGTACTCATCACCCCGGCCGACACCGTGCTGTGCGACCGGGAAAACCACGCCAGCATCTTCGAGGGCGTCAAAAACACCAAGGCCCGCCTGGCCACCTTTGCCCACAACGACGCCGCCCACGCCTTAAAGCGCGTGGAGGACGCCAAGGCCGCCCGCCCCGACGGCGACGTGTTCCTCGTTACCGAGGGCGTGTTCAGCATGTCCGGCGAACTGGCTCCCTTGGACGAGATCGCCGCCATCAAGGACGCCCACCCCGACGTGGTCTTCTATCTCGACGACGCCCATGGCCTGGGCGTGTTCGGCCGCGGCGGCCGCGGCAGCGCCGACCATTTCCGCATCACGGACAAGGTCGATTTCATCATGGGCACGTTCAGCAAGTCCATGGCCTCCATCGGCGGGTTTATCGCCTCCGACGACGAAGACATGCTGCGCTACCTGCGCTACCAATCGCGCACCCAGATATTCTCCGCCGCCCTGCCGGCCGCCAACACCGTGGCCGTGCTCACCTGTCTGGACATCCTGGCCAAGGAGCCTGAACGCGTGGACCGGCTCCACGAGGTCACGGTGCGGATGCGCCATGCTTACCGCGACATCGGGCTTCGCATCGGCAACTCGTCCTCGCCCATCATTCCCATCATCATCGGCTCGGACGAAAAGGCCTTTTTCTTCTCGCGCGCCCTGTTCGAGGCCGGGATCTTCGCCCTGCCGGCCGTGTATCCGGCCGTGCCCCGGGGCCAGGCGCTCATTCGCACCGCCTACATGAGCACCCACCAGGACCGTCAGCTCGATGTCGTGCTGTCCGTGCTGGAAAAACTGGCCAAGGAATTCCGCATCCGGGAGTGCGACTTGGAAGAAGACCCGCAGTCGGCCGCCGGCGAGGAAGAGGGCGACGCGCCCCGGGGCAAGCTGTCCTACCTGTAG
- a CDS encoding ArnT family glycosyltransferase codes for MTHTSTSAGPVPAAPPAASGAAGFRLDWGLAAVLVLAAFLLFYNLGQRPFWQDEAETACLAKNVLVNGLPYSFDGLNVVSQEEEREFDKVGGYLWRWSPWMQIYLQAAGFAVGGLDAAAGRVPFALAALVAVYWLYRLTRRHFGDRDLALLAAILLTTCVPFLLIGRQARYYAPGTLFVLWTLDAFLSDWQRKTLPLLAMFAGMALLFHANYLLFLSFAPTALAAAFLVYPEKFHWKRLGWLMAATIALVMVPGILLYRIGSQSGLFDVLLVPENLMLYFADLCMFCLPLPVSVYLVWRWRRFATRGERPADPAERFALFSAVLIVFSLLFLGLVPQRFFRYIAHLLPLCAFLLAFCVRRLWGFSRLSAVLLFFLLAATNWLAVYPMERLKIVNRPWQNDFRMLTSNNFPLKLFVTELVCGYPDVNAAIVGFFTANAKPGQTIVAEYGDLPLQFALSGVRVLGGLQGPVPEGVKPDWVLRRRVVRVNRDRFLFGTREFTDSLDYERDYERVPVPFPDETFGNRTDDPNHHYFIAVEPPQKDLEIWRRREGAS; via the coding sequence ATGACGCATACCTCGACGTCCGCCGGGCCGGTCCCGGCCGCGCCGCCCGCCGCTTCCGGGGCGGCCGGCTTCCGTTTGGATTGGGGACTGGCCGCCGTGCTGGTCCTGGCCGCCTTTCTCCTTTTTTACAATCTGGGCCAGCGCCCCTTTTGGCAGGACGAGGCCGAGACCGCCTGTCTGGCCAAAAATGTCCTGGTCAACGGCCTGCCTTATTCCTTTGACGGCCTCAACGTCGTCTCCCAGGAGGAAGAGCGGGAGTTCGACAAGGTCGGGGGCTATCTCTGGCGCTGGTCGCCCTGGATGCAGATTTATCTGCAAGCCGCCGGCTTTGCCGTGGGCGGCCTTGACGCCGCCGCCGGCCGCGTGCCCTTCGCCTTGGCCGCCCTGGTCGCCGTCTACTGGCTGTACCGCCTCACGCGCCGCCACTTCGGCGACCGCGACCTGGCCCTTTTGGCCGCCATCCTCCTGACCACCTGCGTGCCCTTTCTGCTCATCGGCCGGCAGGCCCGCTACTACGCTCCGGGCACGCTGTTCGTCCTGTGGACCCTGGATGCCTTCCTGTCCGACTGGCAGCGCAAAACCCTGCCGCTTCTGGCCATGTTCGCCGGCATGGCCCTTTTGTTCCATGCCAACTACCTGCTTTTTTTGAGCTTCGCCCCAACGGCCCTGGCCGCCGCCTTCCTGGTCTATCCCGAGAAGTTCCACTGGAAGCGCCTGGGCTGGCTCATGGCCGCCACCATCGCCCTGGTCATGGTTCCGGGCATCCTGCTCTACCGCATCGGCAGCCAAAGCGGCCTGTTCGACGTGCTGCTCGTGCCCGAAAACCTCATGCTCTATTTCGCCGACCTATGCATGTTCTGCCTGCCCTTGCCGGTGTCGGTCTATCTGGTCTGGCGCTGGCGGCGGTTCGCGACCCGGGGGGAGCGTCCGGCCGATCCGGCCGAGCGGTTCGCGCTGTTTTCGGCCGTGCTCATCGTGTTCAGCCTGCTGTTTCTAGGCCTGGTTCCCCAGCGGTTTTTCCGCTACATCGCCCACCTGCTGCCGCTGTGCGCCTTTTTGCTGGCCTTTTGCGTGCGCCGGCTGTGGGGTTTCTCCAGGCTCTCGGCGGTGCTGCTCTTTTTCCTGCTGGCCGCCACCAACTGGCTGGCCGTCTATCCCATGGAGCGGCTCAAGATCGTCAACCGGCCCTGGCAAAACGATTTCCGGATGCTCACCTCCAACAATTTTCCGCTGAAGCTGTTCGTCACCGAACTGGTCTGCGGCTATCCCGACGTCAACGCCGCCATCGTGGGATTTTTTACGGCCAACGCCAAACCCGGCCAGACCATCGTGGCCGAATACGGCGACCTGCCCCTGCAATTCGCCCTGTCCGGGGTGCGGGTGCTGGGCGGCCTGCAAGGCCCCGTCCCCGAGGGGGTCAAACCCGACTGGGTGCTGCGCCGGCGGGTGGTGCGTGTCAACCGCGACCGATTCCTGTTCGGGACCCGGGAATTCACCGACAGCCTCGACTACGAACGCGACTACGAGCGCGTCCCCGTGCCTTTCCCGGACGAGACCTTCGGCAACCGCACCGACGACCCCAACCATCATTACTTCATCGCCGTGGAACCGCCCCAAAAGGACCTCGAAATCTGGCGGCGGCGGGAGGGGGCGTCATGA
- a CDS encoding efflux RND transporter periplasmic adaptor subunit has product MIRRAVLLAAGISIFSATVAFAQTPAAPAESPERSSFRPADISFSGKLYSPVKLSVFLPFNAKILSLSGQIGQHVKRGDVLASYEIPLETRMDEKTKLSPANIKELEHKLAVADKEIDRLSAKGRELEAMSQRNMTSQQAISMNAKEVEVVRKEKSAVLEQLSLARDLLTDRVELAEDRFGKGVGIGKVPKDGIIKAPVDGYVMWMNPELRAGVKLAKEAELFQVGLLNPMIIRAQVHEIEAQKLKEGVPAVVTFDSIPGKKFTASVSRIPWAPMPAALQQPSYYEIELTIPNPDAELKEGLKAQITIQPGK; this is encoded by the coding sequence ATGATACGTCGCGCCGTGCTGCTGGCGGCTGGGATATCGATCTTTTCCGCCACGGTCGCTTTTGCCCAGACTCCGGCCGCGCCGGCCGAAAGCCCGGAGCGCTCCTCCTTCCGCCCTGCCGACATCTCCTTTTCCGGCAAGCTCTACAGTCCGGTCAAACTCTCGGTCTTCTTGCCGTTTAACGCCAAGATCCTGTCCCTTTCCGGACAGATCGGGCAGCATGTCAAACGCGGCGACGTGCTGGCTTCCTACGAGATCCCCTTGGAAACGCGCATGGACGAGAAAACCAAGCTCTCGCCGGCCAACATCAAGGAACTCGAACACAAGTTGGCCGTGGCCGACAAAGAGATCGACCGCCTTTCGGCCAAGGGGCGCGAACTGGAGGCCATGAGCCAGCGCAACATGACCTCCCAACAGGCCATCTCCATGAACGCCAAGGAAGTTGAGGTGGTTCGCAAGGAGAAATCGGCCGTTTTGGAGCAGCTTTCCCTGGCCCGGGATCTCCTCACCGACCGAGTCGAGCTGGCCGAAGACCGCTTCGGCAAGGGCGTGGGCATCGGCAAGGTGCCCAAGGACGGCATCATCAAGGCTCCGGTCGATGGCTACGTCATGTGGATGAACCCCGAGCTGCGCGCCGGGGTCAAGCTGGCCAAGGAAGCGGAACTGTTTCAGGTGGGTCTGCTCAATCCCATGATCATCCGGGCCCAGGTCCACGAGATCGAAGCCCAGAAGCTCAAGGAAGGCGTGCCTGCCGTGGTCACCTTCGATTCCATTCCGGGCAAGAAGTTCACTGCCTCGGTGTCGCGCATCCCCTGGGCGCCCATGCCGGCCGCCTTGCAGCAGCCTTCCTACTACGAGATCGAACTGACCATCCCCAACCCGGATGCCGAGCTCAAGGAAGGCCTCAAGGCCCAGATCACCATCCAGCCCGGCAAGTAG
- a CDS encoding TolC family protein — MTVALACLLGLCLAMPAMAAPGDRYTKDKAKGATTQPAPTPAPVAKAASQPADPASDDPAPSFSKAAGALALGSTTLRSPADFDECVRVALAQSPLLTKSAIEIESKRLDVGDAYSQYIPTIVMSTTFYMRLPEYKNTVANTAYASVFENASSNPTQNLSNAITASNAVYAGNSSNRNRKKYDLSFSTGAWNPLLTAFDVQAKKEMANIAVLSHLKVIDGGLKRLGVTYLQLGMVETMIGMAKEKEELAQKNLEYVKTRAGLGQGAQLDVRIAETKINMARTEAEKMRTTKSVLLDEMKFIMGIPFVQKIELSLKDAPRQVLEDFNPAGVTDEKLKKHSFALRIHEYEKALQKKNIALSYIHFLPTFSFGFTSVSTLNNTSYKDDTSTLPFMYPNLTLNFPFDWWTKGRDVSRQYKKMTQLSVEGRNQEFTLMSTFQQALAKLRAATSEVKFAESSLELQKLTVQQAQFRFDSGQAEYDAIVKAMGDYLDSKQNMLVKQYDRDSAMLEVRSISGDFQDRYINATMIDSL, encoded by the coding sequence GTGACCGTGGCCCTTGCCTGTCTTTTGGGGCTGTGTCTGGCCATGCCGGCCATGGCCGCTCCCGGGGACCGCTACACCAAGGACAAGGCCAAGGGGGCGACGACCCAGCCCGCGCCGACGCCGGCTCCGGTCGCCAAGGCGGCGTCTCAGCCCGCCGATCCCGCCTCCGATGATCCCGCGCCGAGTTTTTCCAAGGCCGCCGGGGCCTTGGCCCTGGGGTCCACGACCTTGCGTTCGCCCGCCGATTTTGACGAGTGCGTGCGCGTGGCCCTGGCCCAGTCGCCGCTTTTGACCAAAAGCGCCATCGAGATCGAATCCAAGCGCCTTGACGTGGGGGACGCCTACTCGCAGTACATCCCCACCATCGTCATGAGCACGACGTTTTACATGCGTCTGCCGGAGTACAAGAACACCGTCGCCAACACGGCGTATGCCTCGGTGTTCGAGAACGCCTCCTCGAACCCCACACAGAACCTGTCCAACGCCATCACCGCCTCCAACGCCGTCTATGCCGGCAACTCCTCCAACCGCAACCGCAAGAAATACGACCTGAGCTTTTCCACCGGAGCCTGGAACCCGCTGTTGACCGCCTTTGACGTCCAGGCCAAGAAGGAAATGGCCAACATCGCCGTGCTCTCCCACCTCAAGGTCATCGACGGCGGGCTTAAGCGCTTGGGCGTCACCTACCTCCAGCTCGGCATGGTCGAGACCATGATCGGCATGGCCAAGGAAAAGGAAGAGCTGGCCCAGAAGAACCTGGAATACGTCAAGACCCGGGCCGGCCTGGGCCAGGGCGCCCAGCTCGACGTGCGCATCGCCGAGACCAAGATCAACATGGCCCGCACCGAAGCCGAGAAGATGCGCACCACCAAGTCGGTGCTCCTTGACGAAATGAAGTTCATCATGGGCATTCCCTTTGTCCAGAAGATCGAACTGTCCCTCAAGGACGCTCCCCGCCAGGTGCTGGAAGACTTCAACCCGGCCGGCGTCACCGACGAGAAGCTCAAGAAGCACTCCTTCGCCCTGCGCATCCACGAGTACGAGAAGGCGCTTCAGAAAAAGAACATCGCCCTGTCTTACATCCATTTCCTGCCGACCTTCTCGTTTGGCTTCACTTCGGTGTCCACCCTCAACAACACGAGCTACAAGGACGACACATCGACCTTGCCGTTCATGTATCCCAACCTGACGCTCAATTTCCCCTTCGACTGGTGGACCAAGGGACGTGACGTCAGCCGCCAGTACAAGAAGATGACCCAGCTGAGCGTGGAAGGCCGCAATCAGGAGTTTACCCTCATGAGCACCTTCCAGCAGGCCCTGGCCAAGCTGCGCGCCGCCACCTCGGAAGTGAAGTTCGCCGAATCGTCCCTGGAGCTGCAAAAGCTCACCGTGCAGCAGGCCCAGTTCCGGTTCGATTCCGGCCAGGCCGAATACGACGCCATCGTCAAGGCCATGGGCGATTATCTCGACAGCAAGCAGAACATGCTGGTCAAACAGTACGACCGTGATTCCGCCATGCTGGAGGTCCGTTCCATCTCCGGCGACTTCCAGGATCGCTACATCAACGCGACCATGATCGACAGCCTCTAG
- a CDS encoding ABC transporter ATP-binding protein — protein sequence MSNRYDINDDNALVIDINHLTKNYVTAAGQITVLKDVNLHVRRGEMVAVMGPSGSGKSTLLFVLGLFQPPSTGDYQVAGVDVLSLSRDQQAIFRREMLGFVFQTCDLLENSTVYENLELPLIYAGVPRRERPDRIREALGMVNLDHRVHQPSNRLSGGERQRVSIARALVNEPEFILADEPTGQLDRENSLRVLEYFTKITEEARTAMVVVTHDAMTAEHCTRKCVLTDGYLNG from the coding sequence ATGAGTAACCGCTACGACATCAACGACGACAACGCCCTTGTCATCGACATCAACCACCTGACGAAAAACTACGTCACGGCGGCCGGGCAGATCACTGTCTTAAAAGACGTCAATCTCCATGTGCGCCGGGGCGAGATGGTGGCGGTCATGGGGCCTTCGGGCTCGGGCAAGTCCACGCTGCTGTTTGTGCTGGGACTGTTCCAGCCGCCAAGCACCGGCGACTATCAGGTGGCCGGCGTGGACGTCCTGTCCCTTAGCCGCGACCAGCAGGCCATTTTTCGCCGGGAGATGCTCGGGTTCGTTTTTCAGACTTGTGACCTGCTTGAAAACTCCACGGTGTACGAAAACCTGGAGTTGCCGCTGATCTATGCCGGCGTGCCCCGCCGGGAGCGGCCCGACCGGATTCGCGAGGCCCTTGGCATGGTCAACCTCGACCACCGGGTCCACCAGCCGTCCAACCGACTGTCCGGCGGCGAGCGCCAGCGCGTGTCCATCGCCCGGGCCCTGGTCAACGAGCCGGAATTTATTTTGGCCGACGAGCCCACCGGACAGCTTGACCGGGAAAACAGCCTCCGTGTACTGGAGTATTTTACAAAGATCACGGAAGAAGCGAGAACGGCCATGGTCGTGGTCACCCACGATGCCATGACCGCGGAACATTGCACGAGAAAATGCGTCCTGACGGACGGCTATCTAAACGGGTAA